A genome region from Sphingobium sp. WTD-1 includes the following:
- a CDS encoding tRNA (guanine(46)-N(7))-methyltransferase TrmB, with protein sequence MTAHKSGDPTTLNRLYGRQSGPKLRKGQQELVDTLLPAVSVPAEGDVTAADLFGYDRPLHFEIGFGGGEHMAYRADMLPDHGFIGCEPFLNGVVQALGHIRDGALGNVRLHMGDALDVLSRIPDGSLSFVYLLHPDPWPKARHAKRRMMNPGPVDMIARKLKPGGEFRFGTDHPVYLRWALMVMNGHPDFDWLASDPKDFLTRPGGWPETRYEAKARRLGHEVWYFRYRRRSAP encoded by the coding sequence ATGACCGCGCATAAATCGGGCGACCCGACCACTCTCAACCGCCTTTATGGCCGCCAGTCCGGCCCCAAGCTCCGCAAGGGCCAGCAGGAACTGGTCGACACGCTGTTGCCTGCCGTATCGGTGCCGGCTGAAGGCGACGTCACCGCCGCCGACCTGTTCGGCTATGACCGCCCGCTTCATTTCGAGATCGGCTTCGGCGGCGGCGAGCATATGGCCTATCGCGCCGATATGCTGCCCGACCATGGCTTCATCGGTTGCGAGCCGTTCCTGAACGGCGTGGTGCAAGCGCTCGGCCATATCCGCGATGGCGCGCTCGGCAATGTCCGGCTGCACATGGGCGACGCGCTCGACGTTCTCAGCCGCATCCCCGACGGGTCGCTCAGCTTCGTCTATCTGCTCCATCCCGATCCCTGGCCCAAGGCCCGCCATGCCAAGCGGCGGATGATGAACCCCGGCCCGGTCGACATGATCGCGCGGAAGCTCAAGCCCGGCGGCGAGTTCCGCTTCGGCACCGATCATCCGGTCTATCTGCGCTGGGCGTTGATGGTGATGAACGGCCACCCGGATTTCGACTGGCTGGCGAGCGATCCCAAGGACTTCCTGACCCGTCCGGGCGGCTGGCCCGAAACCCGCTACGAGGCCAAGGCACGGCGGCTGGGTCATGAAGTCTGGTATTTCCGCTACCGCCGCCGATCCGCGCCCTGA
- the metK gene encoding methionine adenosyltransferase: protein MRNQFLFTSESVSEGHPDKVADQISDSIVDLFLSKDPEARIACETLTTTQLVVLAGEIRCKGVYENGEWAPGAKEEIEATVRATVKRIGYEQDGFHWETFRFENNLHGQSAHIAQGVDESGNKDEGAGDQGIMFGYASDETPDLMPATLYYSHKILERMAADRHGKVVPFLEPDAKSQVTLEYIDEKPVRAAALVVSTQHAAGMDNDDSRAELRAYVKGVMADVLPEGWLPGDESIYVNPTGLFEIGGPDGDAGLTGRKIIVDTYGGASPHGGGAFSGKDPTKVDRSAAYITRYLAKNIVAAGLARRCTIQLSYAIGVAEPLSLYVDLHGTGTVEASAIEAVLPTLVRLTPKGIRTHLGLNKPIYQKTAAYGHFGRTPEGDYFPWEKTDLVDALKAKLA, encoded by the coding sequence ATGCGTAACCAATTCCTCTTCACCTCGGAATCCGTTTCCGAAGGCCACCCCGACAAGGTCGCGGACCAGATTTCCGACTCGATCGTCGACCTGTTCCTGTCCAAGGATCCCGAAGCCCGCATCGCGTGCGAAACCCTGACCACGACCCAGCTCGTCGTCCTGGCCGGCGAAATCCGCTGCAAGGGCGTCTATGAGAATGGCGAATGGGCGCCGGGCGCCAAGGAAGAAATCGAAGCGACCGTCCGCGCGACCGTGAAGCGGATCGGCTATGAGCAGGACGGCTTCCACTGGGAAACCTTCCGCTTCGAGAACAACCTCCACGGCCAGTCCGCGCACATCGCGCAGGGCGTCGATGAAAGCGGCAACAAGGACGAAGGCGCCGGCGACCAGGGCATCATGTTCGGCTATGCGTCGGACGAAACCCCCGATCTCATGCCCGCCACCCTTTATTATTCGCACAAGATCCTGGAGCGCATGGCCGCCGACCGCCATGGCAAGGTCGTTCCCTTCCTGGAACCCGATGCCAAGAGCCAGGTGACGCTCGAATATATCGACGAAAAGCCGGTCCGCGCGGCCGCGCTGGTCGTCTCGACCCAGCATGCCGCCGGCATGGACAATGACGACAGCCGCGCCGAGCTGCGCGCTTACGTCAAGGGCGTGATGGCCGATGTCCTGCCCGAAGGCTGGCTGCCGGGCGACGAGAGCATCTATGTCAACCCGACCGGCCTGTTCGAAATCGGCGGCCCCGACGGCGACGCCGGCCTCACCGGCCGCAAGATCATCGTCGACACCTATGGCGGCGCGTCGCCCCATGGCGGCGGTGCTTTCTCGGGCAAGGATCCGACCAAGGTTGACCGTTCGGCGGCCTACATCACCCGCTACCTCGCGAAGAACATCGTTGCCGCCGGCCTCGCCCGTCGCTGCACGATCCAGCTCAGCTACGCCATCGGCGTTGCCGAGCCGCTCTCGCTCTATGTCGACCTGCACGGCACCGGCACCGTCGAAGCCTCGGCGATCGAAGCCGTGCTGCCGACCCTGGTGCGCCTGACCCCCAAGGGCATCCGCACCCATCTCGGCCTCAACAAGCCGATCTACCAGAAGACCGCTGCCTACGGCCATTTCGGCCGCACCCCCGAAGGCGACTATTTCCCCTGGGAAAAGACCGATCTGGTCGACGCGCTCAAGGCAAAGCTGGCCTGA
- a CDS encoding YadA-like family protein, translating to MMKKFGLSRSVAAGISLCALATAGMARADETVECNAGSGDQSTECGVDAKTFADMATAIGAGAIARDYGATAIGADAYAGSPMLTGTAFQTAIGASSRATGDYATAVGFGSSADDRGVSMGFRASAARSGAAIGTSSMAAESSIAIGDLAAASNVGTIALGNMSVSSGTNSVAMGIGAQASGDVAISIGAGATADAYGTAIGGSASSYSVASGSSARAYGQQSVALGSSAYAVRDNNVAVGYGSIAEAANSVAFGSRAKTIILADNSVALGNGSIADRAASVSIGQSGSERQLTNLAAGSQATDAVNLTQLDQVRTIANTARTNANIANGLAVAAQTAADAALVNAATAQTTANSAKADAAAAQSTADTALATATTANGTANTALANAATAQSTADAALANAAMAQDAANSAKADASAAQGTANSALANAATAQGTANTALANAATAQASADAAGVKADTAIAYGSEARDIANNALAQIGTANGNATEALNVANGIAGTANSALATANDAKSSADAAAARTAYIAVNGSGAAPTASGANAIAMGNAANASAANAVAIGNGAQATNGAAVSVGYANRASGNGAVAIGDPNVATGTGAVAIGANNTATGDGAVALGNASTANGASAVALGNGAQAVYADSIAIGANVTTVRQGQVALGSASSTYTAAGITSSASRAAQSGAVSLVTTDAAGNLATAALDVGELSGLGGRVGTLEGEVVGMKQQLRAANAGIAAAMAMGGTLLPPDSTFALSFNLSTYRGQQGFSGAAVAQVTERVWMSGGFAGSTVKGSTGGRVGMTFGW from the coding sequence ATGATGAAGAAATTTGGCCTGTCGCGCAGCGTCGCGGCGGGGATCAGCCTGTGCGCGCTCGCCACGGCCGGTATGGCGCGCGCCGATGAGACGGTGGAATGCAATGCAGGAAGTGGCGATCAATCGACGGAATGTGGCGTCGATGCCAAGACTTTTGCGGATATGGCAACCGCAATCGGGGCAGGGGCGATAGCCAGGGATTATGGGGCCACGGCGATAGGCGCCGATGCCTATGCCGGAAGTCCAATGCTGACAGGCACCGCCTTCCAGACGGCGATCGGCGCTTCGAGCCGTGCCACCGGAGATTATGCCACAGCCGTCGGTTTCGGAAGCTCGGCTGACGACAGGGGCGTTTCTATGGGGTTCAGGGCCTCGGCCGCGCGTTCAGGAGCCGCGATTGGCACATCGTCCATGGCGGCAGAATCGTCGATTGCGATTGGTGATCTTGCGGCTGCGAGCAACGTCGGCACAATTGCGCTTGGCAATATGAGCGTATCGAGTGGGACCAATTCGGTTGCGATGGGCATCGGCGCGCAGGCCAGTGGTGACGTGGCGATATCCATTGGCGCAGGTGCGACGGCGGACGCCTATGGCACTGCCATCGGCGGAAGCGCCAGCAGCTATTCTGTGGCGTCAGGTTCTTCCGCGCGAGCCTATGGCCAGCAGTCGGTAGCCTTGGGAAGCAGCGCCTATGCCGTGCGCGACAATAATGTCGCGGTGGGATATGGTTCGATTGCGGAAGCCGCCAATAGTGTGGCATTCGGCTCTCGCGCCAAGACGATCATATTGGCGGATAATAGCGTTGCGCTTGGCAATGGTTCGATTGCGGATCGCGCTGCAAGCGTGTCCATCGGTCAGAGTGGTTCGGAGCGGCAATTGACCAATCTGGCAGCCGGTAGCCAGGCCACCGACGCGGTGAATTTGACGCAGCTCGATCAGGTTCGGACTATAGCGAATACGGCGCGGACCAACGCCAATATTGCAAATGGCTTGGCTGTTGCGGCTCAGACTGCGGCGGATGCCGCGCTGGTTAATGCCGCGACGGCGCAGACCACGGCCAATAGCGCCAAGGCCGATGCAGCGGCTGCCCAGTCCACCGCCGACACCGCGCTGGCGACCGCGACGACGGCGAATGGCACCGCCAATACGGCGCTTGCTAACGCCGCGACCGCCCAGTCGACCGCTGACGCTGCGCTGGCCAATGCGGCCATGGCGCAGGATGCCGCGAACAGCGCGAAGGCCGACGCATCGGCGGCGCAGGGGACGGCCAATAGCGCGCTTGCCAATGCGGCGACCGCGCAGGGCACCGCCAACACGGCGCTCGCCAACGCGGCGACGGCGCAGGCGTCTGCCGATGCGGCGGGCGTGAAGGCGGATACGGCGATCGCCTATGGCAGCGAGGCGCGCGATATCGCCAATAATGCGCTGGCGCAGATCGGCACGGCCAACGGCAATGCGACCGAGGCGCTGAATGTCGCCAACGGCATCGCCGGCACCGCCAACAGCGCGCTGGCGACCGCCAATGATGCCAAGAGCAGCGCCGATGCGGCAGCGGCCCGTACCGCCTATATCGCTGTCAATGGATCGGGCGCTGCCCCGACCGCGAGCGGGGCCAATGCGATTGCAATGGGCAATGCCGCCAATGCGTCGGCCGCCAACGCGGTCGCCATCGGCAATGGCGCGCAGGCGACCAACGGTGCGGCCGTGTCGGTCGGCTATGCCAATCGCGCGAGCGGCAACGGCGCCGTGGCGATCGGCGATCCCAATGTCGCGACCGGCACCGGCGCGGTTGCGATCGGCGCCAACAACACGGCCACGGGCGACGGGGCGGTCGCGCTGGGCAATGCGAGCACGGCCAATGGCGCCAGCGCGGTTGCGCTGGGTAATGGCGCCCAGGCGGTCTATGCCGATAGCATCGCGATCGGTGCCAATGTCACCACCGTCCGGCAGGGCCAGGTGGCGCTGGGTTCGGCCAGTTCGACCTATACCGCCGCCGGCATCACCTCCTCGGCCAGCCGGGCTGCCCAGTCGGGCGCGGTCAGCCTGGTGACGACCGATGCGGCGGGCAACCTGGCGACGGCGGCGCTGGATGTCGGCGAATTGTCGGGCCTTGGAGGCCGTGTCGGTACGCTGGAAGGCGAAGTCGTCGGCATGAAGCAGCAACTGCGCGCGGCCAACGCCGGCATCGCGGCGGCCATGGCGATGGGTGGCACGCTGTTGCCGCCGGATTCGACCTTTGCCTTGTCGTTCAACCTGTCGACCTATCGCGGCCAGCAGGGCTTTTCCGGCGCGGCTGTGGCCCAGGTCACCGAGCGTGTTTGGATGAGCGGCGGCTTCGCTGGTTCGACCGTCAAGGGCTCGACCGGTGGCCGGGTCGGCATGACCTTCGGCTGGTAA
- a CDS encoding STAS/SEC14 domain-containing protein: MYHIEFRHDLNLLDIKWSKLFTAQEVAAYARECKARFLAEGFKPGYLLRMDMSASSAQPQEAVASFRANLGDFPKARRIAIITGSAITRLQVKREMTQPYLRIFDDASAGLAWLLEAEAVEAQA, encoded by the coding sequence ATGTACCACATCGAATTTCGCCATGATCTGAACCTGCTGGACATCAAATGGTCCAAGCTGTTCACGGCGCAGGAAGTCGCGGCCTATGCCCGCGAGTGCAAGGCCCGCTTCCTGGCCGAGGGGTTCAAGCCGGGCTATCTGCTGCGCATGGACATGAGCGCCAGCAGCGCCCAGCCGCAGGAGGCGGTCGCGTCCTTTCGCGCGAATCTTGGCGATTTTCCCAAGGCGCGGCGGATCGCCATCATCACCGGCAGCGCGATCACGCGGTTGCAGGTGAAGCGCGAAATGACGCAGCCTTATTTGCGGATCTTCGATGATGCGAGCGCCGGACTGGCCTGGTTGCTGGAAGCCGAAGCGGTTGAAGCGCAGGCATAA
- a CDS encoding porin, translated as MRARLSRTSPVIMAIALMGGFHASAARAQSTESLYEPIGHHSGGDVHAVDETPHYVIPDFPPAKPADPSKEQPFFKIRFGLAMIGDWTDFAQDAVSEDQVGRLRDEFQVRSARLNITGSIGGDYRVSYQVSGEYKGFDTAPEQKWKLTDAALTFPLGSRTKMTVGKTKETFSYEMVGDSANLPHSERVLTPFFTSRNFGVRFVQVLGANKAATFSAGAYKDSWDFGSSTDRGWDYSARMTGLIWDVPDRNEFLHVGVAYRHAAADGTVRYSGRAETNVGDVAIDTGKFSAQSSDGFAGEALLNVGPVSFLGEYILNRTNSREFRDPVFHGWYVTGSWILTGETRPYDRNVGYARRVIPKGRWGAPELVARYSEMDLDDNGIEGGRFKKTMLGLNWWATTRWKFGATWGHTWLDRFAERGESDTFLTRIQWIY; from the coding sequence ATGCGCGCGCGTCTTTCTCGCACTTCGCCCGTCATCATGGCAATCGCGCTGATGGGTGGATTTCACGCCTCCGCTGCCCGCGCACAGAGCACGGAATCGCTCTATGAACCGATCGGTCATCATAGCGGCGGCGATGTGCATGCGGTGGACGAAACGCCCCATTATGTCATTCCCGACTTTCCCCCGGCCAAGCCCGCCGACCCCAGCAAGGAACAGCCCTTCTTCAAGATCCGCTTTGGCCTGGCCATGATCGGCGACTGGACCGATTTTGCCCAGGATGCGGTGAGCGAAGACCAGGTCGGGCGGCTGAGGGACGAGTTCCAGGTCCGTTCGGCCCGGCTCAACATCACCGGTTCGATCGGTGGCGACTATCGGGTCAGCTATCAGGTCAGTGGCGAATATAAGGGGTTCGACACCGCGCCCGAGCAGAAGTGGAAGCTGACCGACGCAGCGCTGACCTTTCCGCTGGGCAGTCGCACCAAGATGACGGTGGGCAAGACCAAGGAGACATTCTCCTATGAAATGGTCGGGGATTCGGCGAACCTGCCGCATAGCGAGCGCGTGCTGACGCCTTTTTTCACGTCGCGCAATTTCGGCGTCCGCTTCGTCCAGGTGCTGGGCGCGAACAAGGCGGCGACCTTTTCGGCGGGCGCCTACAAGGATAGCTGGGATTTCGGCAGCTCGACCGATCGTGGCTGGGACTATTCGGCGCGCATGACCGGGCTGATCTGGGACGTGCCCGACCGCAACGAGTTCCTGCATGTCGGCGTCGCCTATCGCCATGCCGCGGCGGACGGCACGGTCCGCTATAGCGGCCGGGCGGAAACCAATGTCGGCGACGTCGCGATCGATACCGGGAAATTTTCTGCCCAGAGCAGCGACGGCTTTGCCGGCGAGGCGCTGCTGAATGTCGGGCCGGTGTCGTTCCTGGGCGAATATATATTGAACCGGACCAATTCGCGCGAATTTCGCGACCCGGTCTTCCATGGCTGGTATGTCACCGGCAGCTGGATATTGACCGGCGAGACCCGGCCCTATGACCGCAATGTCGGCTATGCCCGGCGCGTCATTCCCAAGGGCCGCTGGGGCGCGCCCGAACTGGTGGCGCGCTATTCGGAAATGGACCTGGACGATAATGGCATCGAGGGCGGCCGGTTCAAGAAGACGATGCTGGGCCTTAACTGGTGGGCGACGACGCGCTGGAAATTCGGCGCGACCTGGGGCCACACCTGGCTCGACCGGTTCGCCGAGCGCGGCGAGAGCGACACCTTCCTGACCCGCATCCAGTGGATCTATTGA
- a CDS encoding UrcA family protein: MFATAKIITTLSAAALLAGSGIASAQDFKSNGRTTQVRFGDLDLTRYADQQQLRSRISRAAGKVCSTSDLAAYTACRSAAIAQVEAPIATAIARAQTNERYADAKDARPVVGN, encoded by the coding sequence ATGTTCGCCACCGCCAAGATCATCACCACCCTGAGTGCCGCCGCCCTGCTGGCCGGTTCCGGCATCGCTTCGGCCCAGGATTTCAAGTCCAACGGCCGCACTACGCAAGTTCGCTTCGGCGACCTGGACCTGACCCGCTACGCCGACCAGCAGCAGTTGCGCAGCCGCATTTCCCGCGCGGCGGGCAAGGTCTGCTCGACCAGCGATCTGGCGGCATATACCGCCTGTCGTTCGGCCGCGATTGCCCAGGTCGAGGCGCCGATCGCCACCGCCATCGCCCGCGCCCAGACGAACGAGCGCTATGCCGATGCCAAGGATGCCCGGCCGGTCGTGGGCAACTGA
- a CDS encoding LytTR family DNA-binding domain-containing protein codes for MSIRTMIVDDEPLAVERLQMLCAREPRIALVGTANDGEAALRLVEALKPDLLLLDIAMPLLDGIGVARAISQMGIRPAIIFVTAFESFAVEAFDLAAIDYLLKPVAHDRLTRAVDRVEQALRSRDGEDGAPSAPADPTPEWAEEFWVPHRSELVRIAADQIDRIEAERDYMRLHVGAHSYLLHQTISSLEERLDPQAFVRLHRSHIVRRPHIARLRHDGSGVWFAALADGNEIRIGRTYLANARAMTGR; via the coding sequence ATGTCCATCCGCACCATGATCGTCGATGATGAGCCGCTCGCGGTCGAGCGATTGCAGATGCTGTGCGCGCGCGAACCGCGCATCGCGCTGGTCGGCACCGCCAATGATGGCGAGGCGGCGCTGCGCCTGGTCGAGGCCCTGAAGCCCGACCTGCTGCTGCTCGACATCGCCATGCCGCTGCTCGACGGCATCGGCGTCGCCCGCGCGATCAGCCAGATGGGCATTCGCCCGGCGATCATCTTCGTCACCGCCTTCGAAAGCTTTGCGGTCGAGGCGTTCGATCTTGCCGCAATCGACTATCTGCTCAAGCCCGTCGCCCATGATCGCCTGACCCGCGCGGTCGACCGGGTCGAACAGGCGCTGCGCAGCCGCGACGGCGAGGATGGTGCCCCGTCCGCCCCGGCCGATCCCACGCCCGAATGGGCCGAGGAATTCTGGGTGCCGCACCGATCCGAACTGGTCCGCATCGCCGCCGACCAGATCGACCGGATCGAGGCGGAGCGCGACTATATGCGCCTCCATGTCGGCGCCCATAGCTATTTGCTGCACCAGACCATCAGTTCGCTGGAGGAACGGCTCGATCCGCAGGCCTTCGTCCGCCTGCACCGCTCGCACATCGTCCGGCGCCCGCATATCGCGCGGCTGCGTCACGACGGCAGCGGCGTCTGGTTCGCGGCACTGGCGGACGGCAATGAAATCCGTATCGGCCGCACCTATCTCGCCAATGCACGGGCGATGACCGGGCGCTAG
- a CDS encoding histidine kinase, with protein MTLPTEDGPRGVAPAVALYSIIGFWFFYAVLISLRAAVVGFDSQIEMAARRAVVTLIGIIVTWVLYLVLRRFDGKPLMIRVVAAFSLAAPFALAMAAANFYVFNIYDPVSMFPDADHEKYTQQGYALTAILEDALSRYFFLAAWAGLYLALSYASEAHRTERRAARLERAAQQAELRSLRYQVNPHFLFNTLNSLSSLVMKDRRDEAEQMIMSLSNFYRTSLTGDPLDDVQLEEEVHLQKLYLDIEAVRFPDRLTTRIDIPADLLSACVPGLILQPLVENAIKYGVSRTSSPVAITIRAREEHGLLHLTVADNGDKPPSPADGGSGIGLANVRDRLSARFGDQGRIDYGPQADGGFAVNLFLPLNRRGC; from the coding sequence ATGACACTTCCCACCGAAGACGGGCCACGCGGCGTGGCGCCTGCCGTTGCCCTCTATTCCATCATCGGCTTCTGGTTCTTCTATGCCGTGCTGATCAGCCTGCGCGCGGCGGTGGTCGGCTTTGACTCCCAGATCGAAATGGCCGCGCGCCGCGCGGTGGTGACATTGATCGGCATCATCGTCACCTGGGTGCTGTACCTGGTGCTGCGCCGGTTCGACGGCAAACCGCTGATGATCCGGGTGGTGGCCGCTTTCTCGCTCGCCGCCCCCTTCGCCCTCGCCATGGCGGCGGCCAATTTCTATGTCTTCAACATCTATGATCCGGTCAGCATGTTCCCCGACGCGGATCATGAGAAATATACCCAACAGGGCTATGCCCTGACCGCGATCCTGGAAGATGCGCTCAGCCGCTATTTCTTCCTTGCCGCCTGGGCCGGCCTCTATCTCGCCCTCTCCTATGCCAGCGAGGCGCATCGCACCGAACGCCGCGCCGCCCGGCTGGAACGCGCAGCACAGCAGGCCGAACTGCGCTCGCTGCGTTATCAGGTGAACCCGCATTTCCTGTTCAACACGCTGAACTCGCTCTCGTCCCTGGTGATGAAGGACCGGCGCGACGAGGCCGAACAGATGATCATGTCGCTCTCCAATTTCTACCGCACCAGCCTCACCGGCGATCCGCTCGATGACGTGCAGCTGGAAGAGGAAGTCCATCTCCAGAAACTCTATCTGGATATCGAGGCGGTGCGCTTCCCCGACCGGCTGACCACCCGGATCGATATTCCCGCCGACCTGCTCAGCGCCTGCGTGCCGGGCCTGATCCTCCAGCCCTTGGTCGAAAATGCGATCAAATATGGCGTCTCGCGCACCTCCAGCCCGGTCGCCATCACCATCCGCGCGCGCGAGGAGCATGGCCTGCTGCACCTCACCGTCGCCGACAATGGCGACAAGCCGCCCAGCCCCGCCGATGGCGGCAGCGGCATCGGCCTCGCCAATGTGCGCGACCGCCTGTCCGCCCGCTTTGGCGATCAGGGCCGGATCGACTATGGTCCACAGGCCGATGGCGGCTTTGCCGTCAATCTCTTCCTTCCGCTCAACCGCCGGGGGTGCTGA
- a CDS encoding aminoglycoside phosphotransferase family protein produces MSLPDPSTFIAEGASAAVYRLEGGKVLKLFHEGVDAGIIGREYAMAQAIQATGLPVPCVFGRAEAGGRQGIIYSEIEGPNLLHYIVRHPHRIGWAMGAMAALQRAIHAHDLPELRSRKAILAEDIEMAPIGDRLRAAAIDRLDQLIEGDHLSHGDLHPANMIVSGDGLAVIDWSKAARSAPAADVVRSEMLMRFGPGQAAGALEGKLRDATTAYYVGRYRKLAGMEPEALNAWRGLVGLAWLRHRLPGRDAAFAAYLTDALCRAGLPPLEG; encoded by the coding sequence ATGAGCCTGCCTGATCCTTCCACCTTCATTGCCGAGGGGGCGTCCGCGGCCGTGTATCGGCTTGAGGGCGGCAAGGTGCTCAAGCTGTTTCACGAAGGCGTCGATGCCGGGATCATCGGCCGCGAATATGCGATGGCGCAGGCGATCCAGGCGACCGGGCTACCGGTGCCCTGTGTGTTCGGGCGCGCCGAGGCTGGCGGGCGGCAGGGCATCATCTATAGCGAGATAGAGGGGCCGAACCTGCTCCATTATATCGTCCGCCATCCCCATCGGATCGGCTGGGCGATGGGCGCGATGGCGGCGTTGCAGCGCGCCATCCATGCGCATGACCTGCCCGAATTGCGCAGCCGCAAGGCGATCTTGGCCGAGGATATCGAGATGGCGCCGATCGGCGACCGGCTGCGCGCGGCGGCGATCGACCGGCTGGACCAGTTGATCGAAGGGGATCATCTGTCCCATGGCGACCTGCATCCGGCCAATATGATCGTCAGCGGCGACGGGTTGGCGGTGATCGACTGGTCCAAGGCGGCCCGCTCGGCCCCGGCGGCCGACGTGGTGCGCAGCGAGATGCTGATGCGGTTCGGGCCGGGGCAGGCGGCCGGGGCGCTGGAGGGCAAGCTGCGCGACGCGACGACGGCCTATTATGTCGGCCGCTATCGCAAGCTGGCGGGGATGGAGCCGGAAGCGCTCAATGCCTGGCGGGGGCTGGTGGGGCTGGCCTGGCTGCGGCATCGGCTGCCGGGCCGGGACGCGGCCTTTGCCGCCTATCTGACCGATGCGTTGTGCCGCGCCGGACTGCCGCCGCTGGAAGGCTGA